One genomic segment of Gemmatimonadota bacterium includes these proteins:
- a CDS encoding PD-(D/E)XK nuclease family protein, whose translation MRTAAQAGGLLTHSRLSSFRACPRRHWMRYELGLAPERDGLALRVGSAFHLALDALAGGGDPAPALEESLDDPYDLALVAAMVTVHTERWAREPFDIVASELAFDLPLVNPATGRPSTVWRIAGVIDAIAELPDGRLALVERKTTSRDFSPGSEYWLQLHMDPQLSVYVLAARQLGYAIDTILYDVTRRPRMRPRRATPEEKRRYKANGDLYANQRAEDEAPEAFAVRVAAAMRARPDYHFARAEIARLDQDLADCAAELWAQQKTLRLAQRTGRWYRNPGSCYAPFPCAYLSVCQFRDLEDVTPNGFIRLEDVHPELPEVSSAYPAGG comes from the coding sequence GTGAGGACGGCCGCCCAAGCTGGTGGCCTGCTGACGCACTCGCGGCTGTCGTCGTTCCGCGCCTGTCCGCGCCGGCACTGGATGCGCTACGAGCTGGGCCTGGCTCCGGAGCGGGACGGCCTCGCGCTACGCGTCGGCTCGGCGTTCCACCTGGCGCTCGACGCGCTCGCGGGGGGCGGGGATCCCGCGCCCGCCCTGGAGGAGTCGCTGGACGATCCGTACGACCTGGCGCTGGTCGCGGCGATGGTGACGGTCCACACGGAGCGCTGGGCGCGTGAACCGTTCGATATCGTGGCCTCGGAACTCGCCTTCGACCTGCCGCTCGTGAACCCGGCGACCGGCCGGCCGAGCACGGTGTGGCGGATCGCCGGGGTGATCGACGCGATTGCGGAACTGCCCGACGGCCGGCTCGCGCTGGTCGAGCGCAAGACGACCTCGCGCGACTTCAGCCCCGGCTCCGAGTACTGGCTGCAGCTGCACATGGACCCGCAACTGTCGGTCTACGTGTTGGCTGCCCGCCAGCTCGGCTACGCCATCGACACGATCCTCTACGACGTGACCCGGCGCCCACGGATGCGGCCCCGGCGGGCGACACCGGAAGAGAAGCGCAGGTACAAGGCCAACGGCGATCTGTACGCGAATCAACGTGCCGAGGACGAGGCTCCCGAGGCGTTCGCCGTCCGCGTGGCCGCCGCCATGAGGGCGCGTCCGGACTATCACTTCGCGCGCGCCGAGATCGCGCGCCTTGACCAGGACCTCGCTGACTGCGCCGCGGAACTGTGGGCGCAACAGAAGACGTTGCGCCTCGCCCAGCGGACGGGCCGCTGGTACCGCAACCCCGGAAGCTGCTACGCGCCGTTCCCCTGCGCGTACCTGTCCGTCTGCCAATTCCGCGACCTCGAAGACGTGACGCCGAACGGATTCATTCGGCTCGAGGACGTCCACCCGGAACTCCCGGAGGTTAGTTCGGCATACCCCGCCGGAGGTTAG
- a CDS encoding ATP-binding protein, protein MTAAKPRPAPRSPAPKRPPPRVGNGSRPQTPRKFAVTSGRIDGPQKIVLYGTGGIGKSTLASLAPKPVILDIETGTRDLDAHRVEGIESFAELRACLQGTALDGFQTVVIDSASKVQELAVAHTLETVKHENGYHVSSVEGYGFGRGLQFVYDTFLLLLADLDRQARKGRNVILVGHRCTDTAPNPEGDDFPRYELDLQSPRSGKASIRNRVVQWADHVLYLGYDVVAEDGKGIGGGTRTIWPNELPHHIAKSRRIADPIPFT, encoded by the coding sequence ATGACAGCAGCGAAGCCGCGTCCCGCGCCACGGAGCCCGGCTCCGAAGAGACCGCCGCCCCGCGTCGGCAACGGGTCCCGGCCGCAGACCCCCCGGAAATTCGCCGTCACGTCGGGCCGCATCGACGGGCCGCAGAAGATCGTGCTGTACGGCACGGGCGGGATCGGCAAGTCCACGCTCGCCTCGCTCGCGCCGAAGCCCGTGATCCTCGACATCGAGACGGGGACGCGGGACCTGGACGCGCACCGCGTCGAGGGGATCGAGTCGTTTGCCGAACTGCGGGCCTGTCTCCAAGGCACGGCACTCGACGGTTTCCAGACAGTGGTCATCGACTCGGCGAGCAAGGTCCAAGAGCTGGCGGTCGCGCACACGTTGGAGACGGTCAAGCACGAGAACGGATACCACGTGTCGAGTGTGGAGGGGTACGGCTTCGGGAGGGGTCTGCAGTTCGTGTACGACACATTCCTCCTCCTGCTCGCGGACCTGGACCGGCAGGCGCGCAAGGGGCGCAACGTGATTCTGGTCGGCCACCGTTGCACCGACACGGCGCCGAACCCCGAGGGGGACGACTTCCCCCGGTACGAGCTGGACCTGCAGTCGCCGCGATCCGGGAAAGCGTCGATCCGCAACCGGGTCGTGCAATGGGCCGACCACGTGCTCTATCTCGGCTACGACGTGGTGGCGGAGGACGGCAAGGGCATCGGCGGCGGAACGCGCACGATCTGGCCGAACGAGCTGCCGCATCACATCGCCAAGTCGCGGCGCATCGCCGATCCCATCCCGTTCAC
- a CDS encoding crossover junction endodeoxyribonuclease RuvC, whose amino-acid sequence MPRRAGTGPEMRVVALDPSLAATGVAVDPGIPPHVIAPPRGVVGAARLAHIDQRIREAVDGADLVVLEGYSYGSKGTAAYQLGELGGVIRLALHRMRTPLAVVSPAAVKMLATGRGNAAKEAVFAAAIRRLGYQGSSTHEADALWLLEAALQRYGLPGAVKLPKTHLRALGKIAWPGLGEAVKRGAA is encoded by the coding sequence ATGCCCCGCCGCGCCGGGACGGGGCCTGAGATGCGCGTCGTCGCGCTAGACCCGTCGCTCGCCGCCACCGGCGTCGCCGTCGACCCGGGGATCCCGCCGCACGTCATCGCGCCGCCCCGGGGAGTTGTGGGCGCCGCGCGCCTGGCGCACATCGACCAGCGCATCCGCGAGGCCGTCGACGGCGCGGACCTGGTCGTCCTCGAGGGCTACTCCTACGGCTCGAAGGGCACGGCCGCCTACCAGCTCGGCGAACTCGGCGGCGTCATCCGGCTCGCGCTCCACCGGATGCGCACCCCCCTCGCCGTCGTCTCCCCCGCGGCCGTCAAGATGCTCGCCACGGGCCGGGGCAACGCGGCCAAAGAGGCGGTCTTCGCGGCGGCGATCCGCCGCCTGGGTTACCAGGGCTCGAGCACACACGAGGCCGACGCGCTCTGGCTGCTCGAAGCCGCGCTGCAGCGCTACGGGCTTCCCGGTGCCGTCAAGTTGCCCAAGACGCATCTCCGGGCGCTTGGGAAGATCGCCTGGCCGGGTCTGGGCGAAGCCGTGAAGCGCGGAGCCGCCTGA